A part of Bubalus bubalis isolate 160015118507 breed Murrah chromosome 6, NDDB_SH_1, whole genome shotgun sequence genomic DNA contains:
- the NHLH2 gene encoding helix-loop-helix protein 2, with translation MMLSPDQAADSDHPSSAHSDPESLGGADAKVLGSVSDLEPVEEADGKGGSRAALYPHPPQLSREEKRRRRRATAKYRSAHATRERIRVEAFNLAFAELRKLLPTLPPDKKLSKIEILRLAICYISYLNHVLDV, from the coding sequence ATGATGCTGAGTCCGGACCAAGCCGCCGACTCGGACCACCCCAGCTCGGCGCACTCGGATCCGGAGTCGCTGGGAGGCGCAGACGCCAAGGTGCTGGGCAGCGTGTCGGACCTGGAGCCGGTGGAGGAGGCCGACGGCAAGGGCGGCAGCAGGGCCGCGCTCTACCCGCACCCGCCGCAGCTGAGCCGCGAAGAGAAGCGCCGCCGCCGGCGCGCCACGGCCAAGTACCGCTCGGCCCACGCCACCCGCGAGCGCATCCGCGTGGAGGCCTTCAACCTGGCCTTCGCCGAGCTCCGCAAACTGCTGCCCACACTGCCCCCGGACAAGAAGCTGTCCAAGATCGAGATCCTGCGCCTGGCCATCTGCTACATCTCCTATCTCAACCACGTCCTGGACGTCTAG